A portion of the Terriglobales bacterium genome contains these proteins:
- the secY gene encoding preprotein translocase subunit SecY — MFEKLANIFRVPDLRTRVLFTAWILAVYRLGGHIPTPGINGDLLAQFFDQQRGTVLGFVDLFSGGNLRKLTVFALGIMPYITASIILQLLTVVYEPLAKLQKEGELGRKKITQWTRYLTVVLGLLQSLGIAITLQKSSVSGGVQYVVNPGMGFIALTVLTLTAGTAFVMWLGEQITERGIGNGMSLLIFAGIVVGLPRGVADLYEKARTDAWGGFTVPAMALLIIVMIVVVAFIVFVERSERRIPVQYAKRIVGRKMMGGQSTYMPFRVNAGGVMPVIFAASILSAPLFLAPYFKNVRGFGWMFDQLRGGEPLYELLYIIGIIFFAYFYVSIIFDPARVADDMRRYGGFIPGIRPGKRTQEYVNDILTRLTLVGGIYLCIVSIIPQWMIGGIHLNHLPGFMGNFFERFPNWFTNGLGVNFYFGGTSLLIVVGVAMDTVNQIEAQLVMRHYEGFTPRSGRIRGRRW; from the coding sequence ATGTTTGAGAAGTTAGCCAATATCTTCCGCGTGCCCGACCTGCGGACCCGTGTTCTGTTTACCGCATGGATCCTGGCGGTCTACCGCCTGGGCGGCCACATTCCCACTCCGGGAATCAATGGCGACCTGCTGGCGCAGTTCTTCGACCAGCAGCGCGGTACCGTGCTCGGCTTCGTCGATCTGTTCAGCGGCGGCAACCTGCGCAAGCTCACCGTCTTCGCGCTCGGCATCATGCCGTACATCACGGCGTCGATCATTCTGCAACTGCTGACAGTCGTGTATGAGCCGCTCGCGAAGCTGCAAAAGGAAGGCGAGCTGGGGCGCAAGAAGATCACGCAGTGGACCCGCTACCTCACAGTGGTTCTCGGGTTGCTGCAATCGTTGGGAATCGCGATCACGCTGCAGAAGAGTTCGGTATCCGGCGGCGTGCAATACGTGGTTAATCCAGGAATGGGATTCATTGCTCTTACGGTGCTGACTCTCACAGCGGGCACAGCATTCGTCATGTGGCTGGGCGAGCAGATCACCGAGCGCGGCATCGGAAACGGAATGTCGCTGCTGATCTTTGCCGGCATCGTTGTTGGCCTGCCGCGCGGTGTGGCTGACCTCTACGAAAAAGCCCGCACCGATGCATGGGGCGGCTTCACCGTTCCGGCCATGGCGCTGCTGATCATTGTGATGATCGTCGTCGTGGCGTTCATCGTCTTCGTGGAACGCAGCGAGCGGCGCATTCCGGTGCAGTACGCCAAGCGCATTGTGGGACGCAAAATGATGGGCGGCCAGAGCACCTACATGCCATTCCGCGTAAACGCGGGAGGCGTGATGCCGGTGATCTTTGCGGCGTCGATCCTCAGCGCTCCGCTTTTTCTTGCTCCGTACTTCAAGAATGTGCGCGGCTTCGGATGGATGTTTGACCAGTTGCGCGGTGGCGAGCCGCTCTACGAGCTGCTCTACATCATCGGCATCATCTTCTTTGCTTACTTTTATGTCTCGATCATCTTTGATCCGGCACGCGTTGCCGATGATATGCGCCGATACGGCGGATTTATCCCGGGCATCCGCCCGGGCAAGCGCACCCAGGAGTACGTGAACGACATCCTCACGCGCCTGACGCTGGTTGGCGGCATTTACCTGTGCATCGTTTCGATCATCCCTCAGTGGATGATCGGCGGCATTCACCTGAACCACTTGCCTGGATTCATGGGCAACTTCTTCGAACGGTTCCCGAATTGGTTTACGAACGGACTAGGCGTCAACTTCTACTTTGGTGGAACCTCACTGCTGATTGTGGTGGGCGTGGCCATGGACACGGTGAACCAGATCGAAGCGCAGTTGGTAATGCGTCACTACGAAGGCTTTACGCCGCGCAGCGGTCGTATTCGCGGGCGAAGATGGTAA
- the rplO gene encoding 50S ribosomal protein L15: MNLSNLRAPKKANSNKKRVGRGMGSGMGKTSTRGHKGQRSRSGSRMMRGFEGGQMPLHRRLPKRGFTNIFRTEYTILNLDRIAELGEAEVTLEALVKAGLAKDGALVKVLGDGELKKKVNVQAHKFSKSAQEKITKAGGKAEVIGAA, translated from the coding sequence ATGAATCTTTCTAATCTACGCGCCCCTAAAAAGGCGAATTCGAACAAGAAGCGCGTCGGACGCGGTATGGGATCGGGCATGGGCAAGACCTCGACCCGAGGACACAAAGGACAGCGCTCGCGCTCCGGATCGCGCATGATGCGCGGCTTTGAAGGCGGCCAGATGCCGCTTCACCGCCGTCTCCCCAAGCGCGGATTCACTAATATCTTCCGGACCGAGTACACCATCCTCAACCTCGACCGCATTGCCGAACTCGGCGAGGCGGAAGTCACGCTTGAGGCGTTGGTTAAGGCCGGTCTTGCGAAAGACGGCGCTCTGGTGAAAGTTCTGGGCGATGGCGAGCTCAAGAAGAAAGTAAACGTGCAGGCGCACAAGTTTTCCAAGTCAGCGCAAGAGAAGATCACCAAGGCCGGCGGCAAGGCAGAAGTCATCGGCGCAGCATAA
- the infA gene encoding translation initiation factor IF-1: protein MSKEDAIEVMAVVLEPLPNAMFRVELENKHQVLAHVSGRMRKNFIKILPGDRVAVELSPYDLNRGRIVYRYK from the coding sequence TTGAGCAAAGAAGACGCGATTGAAGTAATGGCGGTGGTTCTAGAGCCGCTGCCCAATGCAATGTTCCGGGTCGAGCTGGAGAACAAGCATCAAGTTCTCGCCCATGTTTCCGGACGTATGCGAAAAAATTTCATCAAGATCCTGCCCGGCGACCGCGTCGCTGTAGAGCTATCACCGTACGACCTGAACCGCGGCCGGATTGTTTATCGGTATAAGTAA
- the map gene encoding type I methionyl aminopeptidase: protein MAIMCKSPAEIEKMRRSGRIVRQVLDATVAAVKPGISTMDLESVAAAKIDELGAKPAFKGYYDYPCVLCTSVNQEIVHGIPSAKRMLKEGDIVSIDCGVVLDGYYADSAVTVPIGNHLKPEIKKLLDVTKASLERAIQTARIGSTVGDVGASVQEMVEANGFSVVREFVGHGIGTRLHEEPQVPNYGTRGHGPRLREGMVLAIEPMVNVGRPDTRLLDNKWTAVTVDGSLSAHFEHSVAVTKDGPVVLTA from the coding sequence ATGGCCATTATGTGCAAGTCGCCGGCTGAAATTGAGAAAATGCGTCGCAGTGGGCGCATCGTTCGGCAGGTTCTCGACGCGACAGTGGCGGCAGTGAAGCCGGGCATTAGCACCATGGATCTTGAGTCTGTGGCTGCGGCCAAGATCGATGAGCTCGGAGCCAAGCCGGCGTTCAAGGGTTATTACGATTACCCTTGTGTGCTCTGCACCTCGGTGAATCAGGAGATCGTACACGGCATTCCTTCCGCTAAGCGCATGCTGAAGGAAGGCGACATCGTTTCGATCGACTGCGGCGTAGTGCTCGACGGCTACTACGCGGATTCGGCTGTGACGGTCCCGATCGGGAACCACCTGAAGCCGGAGATTAAGAAGCTGCTGGATGTTACTAAGGCTTCCCTGGAGCGTGCGATTCAGACGGCGCGCATTGGCAGTACGGTCGGGGATGTCGGCGCGAGCGTGCAGGAGATGGTCGAAGCTAATGGTTTCAGCGTAGTCCGAGAATTTGTCGGACACGGGATTGGAACCAGGCTGCACGAAGAGCCGCAGGTTCCCAATTACGGAACACGGGGACACGGTCCGAGATTGCGCGAAGGCATGGTGCTCGCGATTGAACCGATGGTGAATGTCGGCAGGCCGGACACGCGACTGCTCGACAACAAGTGGACAGCCGTGACCGTGGATGGAAGTCTGAGCGCTCACTTCGAGCACTCGGTGGCGGTCACCAAAGATGGACCTGTAGTTTTGACGGCATAG
- the rpmJ gene encoding 50S ribosomal protein L36 yields MKVRASVKKICDKCKIIHRRGVVRVICENSKHKQRQG; encoded by the coding sequence ATGAAGGTCAGAGCATCAGTTAAGAAGATTTGCGATAAGTGCAAGATCATCCACCGCCGCGGAGTGGTGCGCGTGATCTGCGAAAACTCAAAGCATAAGCAGCGTCAAGGATAA